A window of Streptomyces sp. NBC_01224 genomic DNA:
TGCAAAGCAGCAGGCCGTTCACAGCTGGGCACGGTGGGTTCGGTCGCGGAGCATCAGGGCGGCTCGTTTGTCGGGGAGTTCGACTTCTGCGGAGAAGCGGAAGCCTGCGCTGAGGAAAGCGGAAACGGAAGGGGTGTTACGCAGGTCGGGCTCCGCCACAACACGTGCGCACAGGGGACGGTTGTCGAGTACGAGGTCGGAGACGGCCCGGAGCAGGGTGGTACCGACCCCGCGTCCGCGGTTGTTCACACCGCCGATGAGCAGGTGGATTCCGGTGTCGTGCGGCCGAGCGGGGTAGTGGCGCGCCAGCGGATCGAGATCCGCGCGGTAGATCTCCCAGTAGCTCATGGGAACGCCTGCCAGCACGCCGAGGCACGGGACGCTGCGTCCGTCACCGTCGAGTTGGGGGCGCAGATGGTCGGCTGTGACGGATTCGGATCCGGCGAGTTCCCAGAATGCGGCGACTGCGGGGTCGTTCATCCAGCGGCTGATCACGGCGAGATCGCGTTCCACTCGCACGGGGACGAGTTGGAACACTCCGGCCGGGGTGGTGACCGGTCCCCAGTCGGCAGGGCGGTCGAGCAGATCCGAGGCGGCCGACCTGCGCATGGTTGCCTGCGTGCCTGTGGCCGGGCCCGCTTCGTCCGGTTCGGATGACGCGGACGCGTTCGGCGGCTGGGGGCGTGTCGCGGTGGCGGGTGTGTCCTCGCCGAACAGCGCGAGGAGTTCTTCGGAGAGCGGCAGGTCCAAGGTGTCCTCGGCACCTGTGTCGGCCTGTGGGGCAGGGCCGGTACCGGCGTCGGTGTGCGCATCGGCGGGAGCCACGGTGTCGCTCTCCTCTCGGCGGTTCAGGCGGTGGTCATGTTCCCTCAGGCACATAGGGGGTTGGCAATGGTGACGTAGACGGACTGGGTGTCGACAGGCCCGACGAGTTCGTCGAGGCCGTGCAGCCGGGTCAGCAGGTTGGCCTTGCACCGCAGGTGGGAGTTTTCCAGCAGATGTGTGGGCAGCGGGGAGCCCAGTGCGGCGGCCGAGCCGAGGAATCGACGGAACGCGGCGATGAGCACGTGTTCGTCGGCGAGGTGCTGGGCGCCGAAGGCTCCGATCAGGCCGAACACATTGTTGATGCCGAGGTAGTAGGCAAAGCGCTCGTCGGTGACCGCGTCGGAGACGAAGGTGTCGCTGACCGATCCGATGCCGGGGAGCCGGTGCTCCAGTGCCGCACGGTGGGACTCACGGAAGTAGTAGCCCTGGTTGTCGCGGTATCGGCCGCCGACGGGCCAGCCGTGGGGATCGAGCAGCACCAGAGTGTTCTGCTGGTGGGCTTCGAGGGCCACGCCTGCGTGGGCGTCGAGCCAGAGCACGGGGCGTACGACACGGTCGAGGTATCGCAGGAACCACTCGGTGGCGACGGCGCCTACGGCTCTTCCGGTGGCAGCGGCCAGG
This region includes:
- a CDS encoding GNAT family N-acetyltransferase, which codes for MAPADAHTDAGTGPAPQADTGAEDTLDLPLSEELLALFGEDTPATATRPQPPNASASSEPDEAGPATGTQATMRRSAASDLLDRPADWGPVTTPAGVFQLVPVRVERDLAVISRWMNDPAVAAFWELAGSESVTADHLRPQLDGDGRSVPCLGVLAGVPMSYWEIYRADLDPLARHYPARPHDTGIHLLIGGVNNRGRGVGTTLLRAVSDLVLDNRPLCARVVAEPDLRNTPSVSAFLSAGFRFSAEVELPDKRAALMLRDRTHRAQL